The Erinaceus europaeus chromosome 16, mEriEur2.1, whole genome shotgun sequence genome includes a window with the following:
- the LOC132533521 gene encoding proline-rich protein 2-like isoform X3, translating into MPGAVGAGTPRAGAAPQSRPGAPAPAPPPPRPFAPYLAAAAPRPQPPASPPPPRPAYCRASPPCPPHPRRPVSARRPIPSGLQTTPTAGTPSQPRPPRAPPIPGGPRPSGPRGDPPSAPRPSGPRGDPPRPPGP; encoded by the exons ATGCCGGGGGCCGTGGGAGCCGGCACCCCACGAGCGGGGGCAGCGCCCCAAAGCCGCCCCGGTgcgcccgcccccgccccgcccccgccccggcctTTCGCTCCTTATTTAGCAGCCGCGGCTCCGCGCCCGCAGCCTCCCGCCTCTCCGCCGCCCCCGCGCCCCGCCTACTGCCGGGCATCCCCGCCCTGCCCGCCGCACCCTCGCCGCCCGGTCTCCGCTCGGCGCCCCATCCCCTCGGGACTCCAGACCACCCCAACCGCGGGGACCCCGTCACAGCCCCGGCCACCCAGAGCCCCCCCAATTCCCGG CGGCCCCCGGCCCTCAGGACCCCGCGGTGACCCCCCCAGCGCCCCCCGGCCCTCAGGACCCCGCGGTGACCCCCCCA GACCCCCCGGCCCTTAG
- the LOC132533521 gene encoding proline-rich protein 2-like isoform X2, whose amino-acid sequence MPGAVGAGTPRAGAAPQSRPGAPAPAPPPPRPFAPYLAAAAPRPQPPASPPPPRPAYCRASPPCPPHPRRPVSARRPIPSGLQTTPTAGTPSQPRPPRAPPIPGTPRPLGPRGDPSAPSGPHDPAVASQRPPALRTPR is encoded by the exons ATGCCGGGGGCCGTGGGAGCCGGCACCCCACGAGCGGGGGCAGCGCCCCAAAGCCGCCCCGGTgcgcccgcccccgccccgcccccgccccggcctTTCGCTCCTTATTTAGCAGCCGCGGCTCCGCGCCCGCAGCCTCCCGCCTCTCCGCCGCCCCCGCGCCCCGCCTACTGCCGGGCATCCCCGCCCTGCCCGCCGCACCCTCGCCGCCCGGTCTCCGCTCGGCGCCCCATCCCCTCGGGACTCCAGACCACCCCAACCGCGGGGACCCCGTCACAGCCCCGGCCACCCAGAGCCCCCCCAATTCCCGG GACCCCCCGGCCCTTAGGACCCCGCGGTGACCCCTCAGCGCCCTCCGGCCCTCATGACCCCGCGGTGGCCTCTCAGCGCCCCCCGGCCCTCAGGACCCCGCGGTGA
- the LOC132533521 gene encoding proline-rich protein HaeIII subfamily 1-like isoform X4 yields the protein MPGAVGAGTPRAGAAPQSRPGAPAPAPPPPRPFAPYLAAAAPRPQPPASPPPPRPAYCRASPPCPPHPRRPVSARRPIPSGLQTTPTAGTPSQPRPPRAPPIPGAPRPSGPRGDPPRPPGP from the exons ATGCCGGGGGCCGTGGGAGCCGGCACCCCACGAGCGGGGGCAGCGCCCCAAAGCCGCCCCGGTgcgcccgcccccgccccgcccccgccccggcctTTCGCTCCTTATTTAGCAGCCGCGGCTCCGCGCCCGCAGCCTCCCGCCTCTCCGCCGCCCCCGCGCCCCGCCTACTGCCGGGCATCCCCGCCCTGCCCGCCGCACCCTCGCCGCCCGGTCTCCGCTCGGCGCCCCATCCCCTCGGGACTCCAGACCACCCCAACCGCGGGGACCCCGTCACAGCCCCGGCCACCCAGAGCCCCCCCAATTCCCGG CGCCCCCCGGCCCTCAGGACCCCGCGGTGACCCCCCCA GACCCCCCGGCCCTTAG
- the LOC132533521 gene encoding proline-rich protein 2-like isoform X1, translated as MPGAVGAGTPRAGAAPQSRPGAPAPAPPPPRPFAPYLAAAAPRPQPPASPPPPRPAYCRASPPCPPHPRRPVSARRPIPSGLQTTPTAGTPSQPRPPRAPPIPGAPRPSGPRGDPSAPPGPQDPAVTPQRPPALRTPR; from the exons ATGCCGGGGGCCGTGGGAGCCGGCACCCCACGAGCGGGGGCAGCGCCCCAAAGCCGCCCCGGTgcgcccgcccccgccccgcccccgccccggcctTTCGCTCCTTATTTAGCAGCCGCGGCTCCGCGCCCGCAGCCTCCCGCCTCTCCGCCGCCCCCGCGCCCCGCCTACTGCCGGGCATCCCCGCCCTGCCCGCCGCACCCTCGCCGCCCGGTCTCCGCTCGGCGCCCCATCCCCTCGGGACTCCAGACCACCCCAACCGCGGGGACCCCGTCACAGCCCCGGCCACCCAGAGCCCCCCCAATTCCCGG CGCCCCCCGGCCCTCAGGACCCCGCGGTGACCCCTCAGCGCCCCCCGGCCCTCAGGACCCCGCGGTGACCCCTCAGCGGCCCCCGGCCCTCAGGACCCCGCGGTGA